The window ACACAATTCGTATGGTGACCTTATTCTTGTCAATGGTTTCAGTGAGGTGATTGCTGCAGAATCAGTGGCATGTCTGAATAAAGCCCTTTGCCATCTGAAGGACATCTGGGAGGAGATTGGCATCCCAGAGGATCAACGATTAGAGAGAACAAATGTGGTTAAGAATCACGTCAAAGTGAGTGTTGAATGTAATGATGTCGATCATCTGCTGGATCCTGTCAAGAAGGCTTTAGTGGTCAAACTAACGAAACTTTTATGGTTTAGAGTCTTCTGGACATGATGATCACTGAAGAAGAGAGCCTGCGGAAACGTCTGTTGACAAGTATCGAGACATGTCACAAAGAGATGAGTAAATTATGCTTGGAGCTTCAGTTTCCCCTGTTTCAGGCAAGCATTTACATTGGATGCACATTGTAGCCCTTGAAAAAGGAAGAAACATAATGTTTGACTTGGAATAACTTTGTTTATGATTTCTTATGTTTTCAGGAGGACAGAAGTGACACTATACTTAAGCAGGAGAAAGACCTCCGGACTCACGTTGAAGTAATGATAAGAGAGAAAAATCAGAGAATGCAGGCACTCAAAGCTTTAACAGAGCAGGATCAGGATCTCTGTGATATTCTCTGCTCACAACTATTTTCCATCTCTGCCAGTGCTGTTCCGTCTTTAGAAGACCTGGAGAGCTTTCGTCAACACATCACCTGTCTCGCTGCTGAGAAAGTATAatgatttcaaatatttgtttaaaactctAAACTACTTGTTTTATACAAGCCACAGTCATTTATCGAAGTGATGTGTTCAGTTTAATTTacagtttgatttgttttttttaaggaactGAGACATGAGGAATTCGTCAAACTTAAGAAGCATATAATACTTTGCATGGATGATCTGGACCAACTCCCTGAGACAAGTTTTGAAAAGGATGTTGTATGTGAAGATGAAGAGAGTTTTTGTTTGTCTAAAGAAAACATTGATTCACTCAAAGTCCTCCTTCACCAGGTACAACATAACATGTTGAAATACTGGAACCTTAAGCTTTGACAAATGCGTTATGcagtcttttctttttattagtTGGAGAGTAGGAAGGCTGAGAACGAGCGTGTCTGTGGCTCTTATCGAGAGACGATCCAGAATCTCTGGAAACGGTTGCAGATTCCGCAGGAAGAACGTGATGCCATTTCTGAACACATGAAACTTTCAAAGAGAAGAAATATAGAAGCTGTTAGTAATCTCATGGGTTGTTGCTTTTGTCAAGTCTTTTGAAAAACTAACAGATGccttaaatgcatttaaattatttgtgtgttCTACTGTCAGCTACAAGCTGAGGTCAGCCGTCTTGAGGAACTGAAGCTCAAAAATATTCAGCAAGTAACGGGGGCCATTCGAAAAGACATTGCAACGTACTGGGATAAGTGCTTTTATAGCTCTGACCAACGGCAGGCTTTTGTGCCCTATTACGATGGTGAGTTATCTTTTTCTCAATTATATAGTTGAGTGTCTTTTTTGTAATAGTAAGAGTTTAgatgtttgctttttttctCAGATGATTTCAGTGAGGAACTTCTGAGCTTACACGATGCAGAAATTGTCTGCCTTAAACAGTATTTTGATGATCACAAAGAACTTTTCGAAGGTGTACACCAATGGGAAGAGAGCTGGAAGCTTTTCTTGGATCTTGAAGTGAGTTAATCTAGGTGCACTCgcactgaaatgtttttcacagATGATAGACAGCcagtattattatattatttcatgtgacaacactgaagaaattactgaagaaattaaatacactttactacaatgtaaagtaatgaatgtacagcttgtataacagtgtatatttgctgtcccctcaaaataactccacacacagccattaatgtctaaacagCTGGCAACAATAGTGAGTACATCccaagtgaaaatgtccaaattgggtgATGGCTCATCTATATTtcccaaagacaacctctggatatgaTGCTGTGCAAGGggaacctgtcctgttaaaccGCTGTATGGTCTTTTCTTGGCCACTGTGCTGAAGCTCAGTTTCAGGGTATTAAGGTCGCAATCTTCTTGgacccaatttggacattttcacatTGGGGTGTACTCACGTTTGTTGCCAGCAGTTTTGACTTTAATGGCtgtttgttgagttattttgaggggacagcaaatttacactgctatacaagctgtacactcactaatTTACATTGTTGCAAAGtttaatttcttcagtgtt of the Triplophysa dalaica isolate WHDGS20190420 chromosome 1, ASM1584641v1, whole genome shotgun sequence genome contains:
- the prc1b gene encoding protein regulator of cytokinesis 1b isoform X1 encodes the protein MRKSEVIAAESVACLNKALCHLKDIWEEIGIPEDQRLERTNVVKNHVKSLLDMMITEEESLRKRLLTSIETCHKEMSKLCLELQFPLFQEDRSDTILKQEKDLRTHVEVMIREKNQRMQALKALTEQDQDLCDILCSQLFSISASAVPSLEDLESFRQHITCLAAEKELRHEEFVKLKKHIILCMDDLDQLPETSFEKDVVCEDEESFCLSKENIDSLKVLLHQLESRKAENERVCGSYRETIQNLWKRLQIPQEERDAISEHMKLSKRRNIEALQAEVSRLEELKLKNIQQVTGAIRKDIATYWDKCFYSSDQRQAFVPYYDDDFSEELLSLHDAEIVCLKQYFDDHKELFEGVHQWEESWKLFLDLEEKAKDPSRFTNRGGHLLKEEKQRADLLKSLPRLEKKLMAEIEQWEQEENREFLVNGQKFMQFVADQWESYRLEKEREKQERQQKKSKQTEEDMVYGTVIRTPTKRRILGSTTPGKARKLNATSSTGTSSSTIRSVFGGTVCHSPMSRPPKQGNVMKTPGHVKPPHQGTLERNKENICHLTGGVGGVMKVSASPQRNFSINSVASTYSEFQRDLSKSSKSKHVPEILNSTIIQL
- the prc1b gene encoding protein regulator of cytokinesis 1b isoform X4, which gives rise to MRKSEVIAAESVACLNKALCHLKDIWEEIGIPEDQRLERTNVVKNHVKSLLDMMITEEESLRKRLLTSIETCHKEMSKLCLELQFPLFQEDRSDTILKQEKDLRTHVEVMIREKNQRMQALKALTEQDQDLCDILCSQLFSISASAVPSLEDLESFRQHITCLAAEKELRHEEFVKLKKHIILCMDDLDQLPETSFEKDVVCEDEESFCLSKENIDSLKVLLHQLESRKAENERVCGSYRETIQNLWKRLQIPQEERDAISEHMKLSKRRNIEALQAEVSRLEELKLKNIQQVTGAIRKDIATYWDKCFYSSDQRQAFVPYYDDDFSEELLSLHDAEIVCLKQYFDDHKELFEGVHQWEESWKLFLDLEEKAKDPSRFTNRGGHLLKEEKQRADLLKSLPRLEKKLMAEIEQWEQEENREFLVNGQKFMQFVADQWESYRLEKEREKQERQQKKSKQTEEDMVYGTVIRTPTKRRILGSTTPGKARKLNATSSTGTSSSTIRSVFGGTVCHSPMSRPPKGNVMKTPGHVKPPHQARPLQVIEVKTCA
- the prc1b gene encoding protein regulator of cytokinesis 1b isoform X2, with translation MRKSEVIAAESVACLNKALCHLKDIWEEIGIPEDQRLERTNVVKNHVKSLLDMMITEEESLRKRLLTSIETCHKEMSKLCLELQFPLFQEDRSDTILKQEKDLRTHVEVMIREKNQRMQALKALTEQDQDLCDILCSQLFSISASAVPSLEDLESFRQHITCLAAEKELRHEEFVKLKKHIILCMDDLDQLPETSFEKDVVCEDEESFCLSKENIDSLKVLLHQLESRKAENERVCGSYRETIQNLWKRLQIPQEERDAISEHMKLSKRRNIEALQAEVSRLEELKLKNIQQVTGAIRKDIATYWDKCFYSSDQRQAFVPYYDDDFSEELLSLHDAEIVCLKQYFDDHKELFEGVHQWEESWKLFLDLEEKAKDPSRFTNRGGHLLKEEKQRADLLKSLPRLEKKLMAEIEQWEQEENREFLVNGQKFMQFVADQWESYRLEKEREKQERQQKKSKQTEEDMVYGTVIRTPTKRRILGSTTPGKARKLNATSSTGTSSSTIRSVFGGTVCHSPMSRPPKGNVMKTPGHVKPPHQGTLERNKENICHLTGGVGGVMKVSASPQRNFSINSVASTYSEFQRDLSKSSKSKHVPEILNSTIIQL
- the prc1b gene encoding protein regulator of cytokinesis 1b isoform X3, encoding MRKSEVIAAESVACLNKALCHLKDIWEEIGIPEDQRLERTNVVKNHVKSLLDMMITEEESLRKRLLTSIETCHKEMSKLCLELQFPLFQEDRSDTILKQEKDLRTHVEVMIREKNQRMQALKALTEQDQDLCDILCSQLFSISASAVPSLEDLESFRQHITCLAAEKELRHEEFVKLKKHIILCMDDLDQLPETSFEKDVVCEDEESFCLSKENIDSLKVLLHQLESRKAENERVCGSYRETIQNLWKRLQIPQEERDAISEHMKLSKRRNIEALQAEVSRLEELKLKNIQQVTGAIRKDIATYWDKCFYSSDQRQAFVPYYDDDFSEELLSLHDAEIVCLKQYFDDHKELFEGVHQWEESWKLFLDLEEKAKDPSRFTNRGGHLLKEEKQRADLLKSLPRLEKKLMAEIEQWEQEENREFLVNGQKFMQFVADQWESYRLEKEREKQERQQKKSKQTEEDMVYGTVIRTPTKRRILGSTTPGKARKLNATSSTGTSSSTIRSVFGGTVCHSPMSRPPKQGNVMKTPGHVKPPHQARPLQVIEVKTCA